Proteins encoded within one genomic window of Glycine soja cultivar W05 chromosome 1, ASM419377v2, whole genome shotgun sequence:
- the LOC114368054 gene encoding protein SHORT HYPOCOTYL IN WHITE LIGHT 1 isoform X1: MTLTFSVVTNLPLFGGSLTLNSELRLRACRIALSTHDAFNRSQRVSNFCVSEGRRRNLAHDPRTWMHPMSDDDDDEDRTLDLLVRFFQNVFKKVSKRARKAVRSVLPLPISSHLVGFSVNGILLLAFLWILKAFLQVLCTLGSVVFVSILLIRGIWSGVSFLQESGHQKMDELDMHNAWNGAQPMT, from the exons ATGACATTGACATTCTCAGTAGTGACAAATCTTCCATTATTTGGCGGCTCACTTACTCTTAATTCTGAGCTTCGTCTTCGTGCTTGCCGAATCGCCCTTTCTACTCATGACGCCTTTAATCGTAGTCAACGCGTCTCCAATTTCTGTGTTTCTGAG GGTCGCAGGAGGAATTTAGCCCATGATCCTCGCACGTGGATGCATCCAATGAGCGACGATGACGACGATGAGGATCGGACTTTGGACCTATTGGTGAGGTTCTTTCAGAATGTGTTCAAGAAGGTGTCAAAGAGAGCCAGGAAAGCAGTTAGATCCGTTCTCCCTCTTCCCATCTCCTCCCATTTG GTCGGATTTTCTGTCAATGGGATCCTGCTTCTCGCATTCTTGTGGATTCTCAAGGCATTTCTTCag GTGTTATGCACACTTGGAAGTGTAGTGTTTGTAAGCATCTTATTAATCCGTGGGATATGGTCTGGTGTTAGTTTTTTACAAGAAAGCGGACACCAAAAAATGGATGAGCTAGATATGCACAATGCCTGGAATGGTGCGCAGCCCATGACTTGA
- the LOC114368054 gene encoding protein SHORT HYPOCOTYL IN WHITE LIGHT 1 isoform X2, translated as MTPLIVVNASPISVFLRRNLAHDPRTWMHPMSDDDDDEDRTLDLLVRFFQNVFKKVSKRARKAVRSVLPLPISSHLVGFSVNGILLLAFLWILKAFLQVLCTLGSVVFVSILLIRGIWSGVSFLQESGHQKMDELDMHNAWNGAQPMT; from the exons ATGACGCCTTTAATCGTAGTCAACGCGTCTCCAATTTCTGTGTTTCTGAG GAGGAATTTAGCCCATGATCCTCGCACGTGGATGCATCCAATGAGCGACGATGACGACGATGAGGATCGGACTTTGGACCTATTGGTGAGGTTCTTTCAGAATGTGTTCAAGAAGGTGTCAAAGAGAGCCAGGAAAGCAGTTAGATCCGTTCTCCCTCTTCCCATCTCCTCCCATTTG GTCGGATTTTCTGTCAATGGGATCCTGCTTCTCGCATTCTTGTGGATTCTCAAGGCATTTCTTCag GTGTTATGCACACTTGGAAGTGTAGTGTTTGTAAGCATCTTATTAATCCGTGGGATATGGTCTGGTGTTAGTTTTTTACAAGAAAGCGGACACCAAAAAATGGATGAGCTAGATATGCACAATGCCTGGAATGGTGCGCAGCCCATGACTTGA
- the LOC114368048 gene encoding probable zinc metallopeptidase EGY3, chloroplastic → MATLSALSFTNTIRTFPLHTHRLSFSFSSKLTCSRSSLKDDQQTDSCSSNTTTVSVAPENDSETQQQEMDWKSDEEFKKFMGNPSIEAAIKLEKKRADRKLKQLDRETTNTNPLFALFNNLVRDNLLNEKERLQKAEQTFQALDLNQLKSCFGFDTFFATDVRRFGDGGIFIGNLRKPIDDVIPKLEKKLSEAAGREVVVWFMEEKANDITKQACVVQPKAEMDLQFESTKLSTPLGYFSAIALAVTTFGTVALMSGFFLKPNATFDDYLADAVPLFGGFLFILGVSEITTRVTAAHYGVKLSPSFLVPSNWTGCLGVMNNYESLLPNKKALFDIPVARTASAYLTSLLLAVAAFVADGSFNGGDNALYVRPQFFYNNPLLSFIQYVIGPYTDDLGNVLPYAVEGVGVPVDPLAFAGLLGMVVTSLNMLPCGRLEGGRIAQAMFGRSTAMLLSFATSLLLGVGGLSGSVLCLAWGLFATFFRGGEEIPAKDEISPIGESRYAWGIVLGLICFLTLFPNGGGTFSSAPFFRG, encoded by the exons ATGGCAACTCTCTCAGCTCTTTCCTTCACAAACACCATCAGGACTTTCCCACTACACACCCAccgtctctctttttctttcagcTCCAAACTCACGTGCAGCAGGTCCTCTCTCAAAGACGACCAACAAACTGACTCTTGTTCCTCTAATACTACCACGGTTTCTGTTGCACCCGAAAACGATTCTGAGACCCAGCAGCAGGAAATGGATTGGAAGAGCGACGAGGAGTTTAAGAAGTTCATGGGCAACCCTTCCATCGAAGCCGCTATAAAGCTCGAGAAGAAGAGGGCTGACAGAAAGCTCAAGCAGCTTGACAGAGAAACCACCAACACTAACCCTCTTTTCGCCCTCTTCAACAACTTGGTGCGTGATAACTTGCTCAATGAAAAGGAGAGGCTGCAAAAAGCTGAACAAACTTTCCAGGCTCTTGATCTTAACCAG TTAAAGAGTTGCTTTGGATTTGACACCTTCTTCGCTACCGATGTTCGAAGATTTGGAGATGGAGGCATTTTCATTGGCAATTTGAGGAAACCCATCGATGACGTCATTCCCAAGTTGGAGAAGAAGCTCTCTGAAGCAGCAGGGCGAGAGGTCGTCGTCTGgttcatggaagaaaaagcaaatGACATTACCAAACAG GCTTGTGTGGTGCAACCCAAAGCAGAAATGGATCTCCAATTTGAGTCAACTAAGCTGAGTACTCCTTTGGGCTATTTTAGTGCTATTGCATTAGCAGTTACTACCTTTGGAACAGTTGCTTTGATGAGTGGCTTCTTCCTTAAACCCAATGCTACATTTGATGACTATCTAGCTGATGCTGTGCCTCTGTTTGGTGGCTTCTTATTTATTCTGGGAGTTTCTGAG ATAACCACCAGGGTAACAGCAGCCCATTATGGTGTTAAGCTCAGCCCTTCTTTCCTGGTGCCATCAAATTGGACAGGTTGCTTAGGAGTGATGAATAATTATGAGTCACTCCTCCCAAACAAGAAAGCTCTTTTTGATATTCCTGTAGCCCGTACTGCTAGTGCATATTTAACTTCACTACTGCTTGCTGTTGCTGCATTTGTGGCTGATGGAAGCTTTAATGGGGGCGATAATGCATT GTATGTACGGCCTCAATTTTTCTATAACAACCCCTTGCTTTCTTTCATCCAATATGTTATTGGACCTTACACAGATGATCTTGGAAATGTATTACCTTATGCAGTGGAAGGTGTTGGAGTTCCTGTTGATCCACTTGCATTTGCTGGGCTTTTAG GGATGGTGGTGACTTCTTTGAACATGTTGCCGTGTGGGAGGCTAGAAGGAGGTCGCATTGCTCAAGCCATGTTTGGAAGAAGCACTGCCATGCTGTTATCGTTTGCCACTTCATTGTTACTCGGTGTTGGTGGGCTCAGTGGGAGTGTTCTGTGTTTGGCATGGGGATTGTTTGCAACCTTCTTTCGGGGCGGAGAAGAAATACCTGCAAAAGACGAGATCAGCCCTATAGGGGAAAGCAGATATGCTTGGGGCATTGTCCTTGGCCTCATCTGCTTTCTCACACTTTTCCCTAATGGAGGAGGAACATTCTCCAGTGCTCCATTTTTCAGGGGGTGA